One Bacteroidota bacterium genomic window carries:
- a CDS encoding TolC family protein — protein MKYQISILLSVLFLSGQTVFSQKQWSLTECIDYAHANNLSVKQAQYQASIASNDLFQSKLNLLPDLNANAGRTYSYGHILDRNTNEFGNSSNFSDNYSLNTSVRLFSGLTNYNSIKLNEYNTLSKMQEVEKEKIELTLDIASAYLQILFSRELLDVAISQRDIAQLQVERTSKLVEAGSVARGDLLEIKAQLAAEEYNVTSKENEKEIAYLNLTQLLDLKSIEGFDVVIPASIDSNLSSPVTDVSIVYSEALLFLPHIKSAEYLVEANEKYYLVQKGRLSPSLLASGSWSTGYSTSNVDPGGIRYPYNEQLDNFSGKSLTFGLQVPIFNKWEVKNAISNARIGVMSAENTLNLTKQQLYKEIQQSYIDAVSSSDKYKSAYEAVESYREAFAYTEQKFNVGIVNSVDYNIAKNNYIKAQSELLKAKYEYVFAVKILDFYRGIPITL, from the coding sequence ATGAAGTATCAAATTTCAATTTTATTATCTGTTCTGTTTTTATCGGGCCAAACAGTGTTCTCTCAAAAACAATGGTCGTTAACAGAGTGCATCGATTATGCACATGCCAATAATTTAAGTGTGAAACAAGCCCAATATCAGGCAAGTATTGCCAGTAACGATTTGTTTCAGTCGAAGCTAAACCTTTTGCCCGATTTAAATGCCAATGCAGGGCGTACCTATAGTTATGGACATATACTCGATCGGAATACCAACGAATTTGGAAATAGCAGTAATTTCTCTGACAATTATTCCTTGAATACAAGCGTGCGCTTGTTTTCGGGTTTAACGAATTACAATAGCATTAAGTTGAATGAGTATAATACGCTTAGCAAAATGCAAGAAGTTGAAAAGGAAAAAATTGAATTAACCCTTGATATCGCATCGGCTTATTTGCAGATTCTCTTTAGCCGCGAATTGCTTGATGTGGCCATCAGCCAGCGCGATATCGCTCAATTGCAGGTTGAACGTACCAGCAAGCTGGTGGAGGCTGGAAGTGTAGCCAGGGGCGATTTGTTGGAAATAAAAGCCCAGCTGGCCGCAGAAGAATACAATGTAACCTCGAAGGAAAATGAAAAAGAGATTGCATACCTGAATCTCACTCAATTACTGGATCTTAAATCGATTGAAGGTTTTGATGTGGTGATTCCGGCATCCATCGACTCGAATCTTTCGAGCCCTGTAACCGATGTGTCTATTGTTTATTCCGAAGCTCTCTTGTTTTTACCCCACATTAAAAGTGCCGAATACCTGGTGGAGGCCAACGAAAAATATTATCTCGTTCAAAAAGGAAGATTAAGTCCATCGCTTCTGGCCTCCGGATCATGGTCAACAGGATATTCGACTTCGAATGTAGATCCTGGAGGTATCCGTTACCCCTACAACGAGCAATTGGATAATTTTTCAGGTAAGAGCTTAACTTTTGGTTTACAAGTTCCGATATTTAACAAATGGGAGGTTAAAAATGCTATCAGCAATGCGCGTATTGGAGTGATGTCCGCCGAAAACACACTCAATCTCACAAAGCAACAACTGTACAAAGAAATTCAACAATCTTATATCGATGCAGTTTCTTCGTCCGATAAGTATAAATCAGCTTATGAGGCTGTGGAATCTTACCGTGAGGCATTTGCCTATACCGAGCAAAAGTTCAATGTGGGCATTGTAAATTCTGTCGATTACAATATTGCCAAGAACAACTATATCAAAGCACAATCGGAACTGCTCAAAGCAAAATACGAGTATGTGTTTGCAGTGAAAATCCTCGATTTCTATAGAGGTATACCCATTACCCTGTAA
- a CDS encoding ABC transporter ATP-binding protein: MIRTENLSKTILKQGIEIPTLKNINLAVEQSEFVAIYGPSGSGKSSLVNILGMLDSPTSGLYWINETEVSRYNDQQRTRFRKSIIGYVFQSFNLLEELTVFKNVELPLLYLGISDKVRNRMVNEALEKVNFPHLHQSWPAQLSNSQQQRVAIARAIVHSPTLLIADEPVGNLDSKGGSEIMEILTEVNNKGITLILATHSIAEAQKANRIIQLFDGEILSENFRKAI, encoded by the coding sequence ATGATACGAACGGAAAATTTATCTAAAACAATACTCAAACAAGGCATTGAGATACCTACTCTTAAAAACATCAACCTTGCTGTGGAACAATCTGAATTTGTGGCAATTTATGGTCCTTCTGGCAGTGGCAAGAGTAGCTTAGTGAATATTTTGGGAATGCTGGATTCACCTACGAGCGGCCTATACTGGATAAACGAAACAGAGGTGAGTCGATACAATGACCAACAACGCACCCGTTTCCGAAAATCTATTATTGGTTATGTATTTCAGAGTTTCAATCTTCTCGAGGAGCTTACTGTTTTTAAGAATGTTGAATTGCCTCTTTTGTACCTCGGTATATCTGATAAAGTAAGAAACCGTATGGTGAATGAAGCCCTGGAAAAGGTTAATTTCCCCCATCTGCATCAGAGTTGGCCCGCGCAATTGTCAAACAGCCAGCAGCAAAGAGTTGCCATTGCAAGGGCTATCGTGCACTCACCTACGCTCCTTATTGCTGATGAGCCGGTTGGAAACCTCGATTCAAAAGGGGGAAGTGAAATTATGGAAATATTAACGGAAGTAAACAACAAAGGGATTACTCTTATATTAGCAACCCATTCTATCGCTGAAGCCCAAAAAGCCAATCGTATCATTCAGTTGTTCGATGGGGAGATTCTATCGGAGAATTTTCGCAAAGCCATTTAA